One Euphorbia lathyris chromosome 1, ddEupLath1.1, whole genome shotgun sequence DNA segment encodes these proteins:
- the LOC136205809 gene encoding dolichyl-diphosphooligosaccharide--protein glycosyltransferase subunit DAD1, which yields MARSTSKDAQALLHSLRSSYAATPTTLKIIDLYVGFAFFTALIQIAYMAIVGSFPFNSFLSGLLSCIGTAVLAVCLRIQVNKENKEFKDLAPERAFADFVLCNLVLHLVIMNFLG from the exons ATGGCAAGATCAACGAGCAAGGACGCCCAAGCCCTTCTCCATTCCCTTCGCTCTTCTTATGCCGCCACTCCCACTACCCTCAAG ATCATCGATTTATATGTGGGTTTTGCATTTTTCACTGCTCTGATCCAG ATAGCTTACATGGCTATTGTTGGATCATTTCCATTCAATTCTTTTCTTTCCGGACTACTTTCTTGCATAGGCACCGCAGTCCTAGCAG TTTGTCTCCGTATCCAGGTGAACAAAGAAAACAAGGAATTCAAG GATTTAGCTCCAGAGCGTGCTTTTGCTGATTTTGTTCTCTGCAATTTGGTGCTCCATTTGGTGATTATGAATTTCCTTGGTTGA